The stretch of DNA ATCTTTATTTGTAATATCTTTTAATATTGAAGAATCAAATGTCACGGCTGCTGTTATACGTTTAATATTTGTATAATTATTATCTTTTTGAGTAATTATCTTTTTTGAAATCTCATAATTGGTAACAGTATTTGTACCTTCATTATTTGAAGCGATATTACTATTTGTATTTCCTGAGCTTGGTTCTTGAATATTGTTATCAACACCGGCAACACCACCTGAATTTGTAGGCATTCCTTGAGCTTTTGAACTATTTTCTATAACCTGCTGAGATCTAATACTTCCTTCTGGATTATAAATCTCTTCCTCAACATCTTTTTTTACAAAATCTAATGATACAGTAACCTTTGCAACAACTCTTCCAACTCCAACAAAAGGTTCTAAAAGTGCAACTACTTTTTTAGAATAATCTTCTTCTAAACTTTCTTTATATTTATTTTGTGTTGTTGATTTTTGATTATTTATATCATCAGCTGATTGTTGAAGTAAACTTCCATCTTGATCAATAAGTTGAATATTTTCATGTTTTAAATCTGGAACTGCCGAAGCTATAAAATTTTTAATTCCATCTATTTGTTTTTGAGTTAAAAAAACACCTGGTTTTAATGAAAGCATTGCAGAAGCAGTCGTATCACTCTTTTTTTCTGTAAAAATTGTATCTTTTGGTATTGCAATTTTTACGTTTGCTCTTAACACACCAGTTAATGCCTCTAAAGACCTAGATAATTCACCCTCTAAAGCTCTTAAATACTTAACTTTATTTTCAAAATTTGTAGTACCTAAAGATGATTTCTCAAATATTTCCCAACCAACATGTTTACTTGTAGCTGCTTCACTTGTAACTAATTTAATTTTAGCAATATTTACAAAATCTTTAGATGTCTTTAAAGTAAGACTATTTCCAGTACCACTTACAGCAAATTGTATTCCTGATGCTTCAAGTTCATCACTTGCTAACATAACTTGTGATTTTGTTAAATTTGATGCTATCGTATAATTTAATTTTTTATCTTCTGCTTTAATACTAGAATAAACTAATAAACCAACTAATAATATAAATAATAAAGAGAAACCTCCTATTATTACAGCTCTTTGTGCTGTATTTAAGTTATTAATAAACTTTAAAAGTTGATCCATAAATTACTTATCCTAATTAATTTTTTGCTGAAGATTCAATAACTGATCTAAATAATCGAGAATCTCTTTTTATAGAAGATTGAATAGCGTCATATAATATCTTGTTTTTAGACATTTCACTCATTTGAGTATCTAGGTTAACATTATTACCATCATTTTGTTCTTGTAAACCTTTTACTTCTACTAGTTTAGGATTTACATTAGCAGAATTGCTATTTATTGAAGATATATGTTTAGAACTAGTTAATTCCATTTTTAAAGTGTTATTTAATTTATTATTTAATTCATCTTCAAAAACTAAATCTTTTGTTTTATATCCTGGTGTATTAATATTGGAAATATTACTTGAAATAACTTTTTGTTTTTCACCTCTGAAATTTAACTGTTCAAAAAGGGCATTACTTATGTTACTTGCTTCCATTATTTAGTGTTACTTCCTATTTTTTCTATTAATGAAGCATTTAATTCATCTATTGATTTAACAGCTTTTTGTGATTGATCAAATCTTCTATGTGCATCGATTAATTCAACCATTGAGCTAACTGAATTTACATTTGATTTTTCAATAGCCCCGTTAACCAATAAACTATCATTATTTTCAAAAATTTCCATCTCATTAGGATTTTTTGGCAGGTATGTATTATCACCAATTTTTTCTAAATTTGTATAAGGTATCTTTGTTACTCCAATTTGTGAAGCAAAATTATCTTCTACTACAATTGGTTCATTATCTGCATTTAATACATTATTTCCATTTCCATCTACTAAAAAATTATCTAAATTTTTAAAAGATCCATCCCTTGTATACACTATATCACCATTTGCATTTTGTACTTTAAAAAATGTGTCCGGATCATTTAATGCAAAATCTAAAGCATTCCCCGTCATGGCAATTGGTCCCATTTCCGAATTTATAAATTTTGAATCAATTTTTGGTATATTATTTGTCACTGTGTTTATTTTTGTAGGTACAATATTTTCTTCTTGTGCTCTTTGTAAATAATAGTTAAAAGTAGTTTCTGTTGTTCCTTCTTGCTTAAAACCATTTGTATTTATATTTGCTAAATTATTACTAATTTGATCTAATCTATTAAATTGATTTATCATTGATGCAGCAAGAGGATAAGTACCTTGATTCATAAACTACTCCTTTAATTATTTATTATTTGAAAATTCAGCAATTAATTTATCTAAATCATCACCTATTAAATCATCCGAATCATCACCATGGATGTGTCTTGGTACAGCAACTTCTTTTGTTGCACCATCATCTTCAAATAAATTATTTAAATATAGAGACAATTTTCTTATTACTGACATAACTCTTTCGATTTTTTGTCTGTTAATATCATTAAATTGCATTAATTCCATTGCTTGAAAAATTTCTGAATCTTCTGAGTTTATTAAATTTTTTAAATCTTTTAAAGAGCTTGTAACTTTATTTGCATTTGCTAAATGTTCATCAAATATTTTTATATTTGGAAATTTATTATTTAATGAAACAAGTAAAGCTGATTCTGCTTTAATAAAAACTTCAAAATCTTTTATGTAACTTCTGAATTCATTATTATTATCAAGGGTTAAACTTAATACATCAAATATTTGAGAAACTTTCTCCTCTGAATCATTCGCAACTTGACTTAACTGATTAACAACTTTTGTATCTTTTTCTGCTGGCAAGGGAAAAATACCTTCATTTATTTTAGAAGAAGTCCAATCTTTAACAATTTCATCTTCACTTCTAGTAAGTTTTTTTTCAACTACGCTTACATCATTTTTTGTATCTTCATCTTTACTCAAATCTAAAGGTAAATCTTCTTCTTTTTCTAAAATTAAATCTTTTATATTAGCAGTTTCATTTACACTTTCTATTTCACTTAATAATTTCTCAATATCACTATTACTAACACTATTAGAACTAGAAAAATCAGCATCATCTTCTGATTCATGTATTTCTATTTTTTCATTAAGTTTTGTATCTTCTTTTAACTCTTCAGTTTGAGACAATAATTCCTCAATTTCTTGAGTATTAACTTTTACACTTTGTGTTGCTTCTTCTGAATCACCATCATCTTCAATATCAAGACCATTCATTAAGGCTTCAATCTCTTCTTGGCTCATACTCATGATAATACCTTATATTATTTTTTCAATACTCCATCGAGCTTTTCTTTCAAAACTTCAGCATTGAAAGGCTTAACTATATAATTATTAACACCTGCTTTTAGTGCTGTGATAACTTCACCTTTTCCACCTTCAGTTGTAATCATAATTATAGGCGTTTTTTGATGTATACCTTCGCTTCTGACCTTTTTAACTAATTCTAAACCATTCATATTAGGCATATTCCAATCTGTTAATATAACATCATAACGACTTTCACTAAGTAGTTTCCAAGCTTTTACACCATCTTCAGCTTCATCAAAACTATCTTTAGTAAATCCTAATTGCATAACTACGTTTCCAATGATTCTTCTCATTGTAGAGCTATCATCAACTATTAGAATTCTCATTAACTATCCCTTGTTTTATAAATATTTTCAATTATTATGCATTATATATAATTTGTTTTAAATTTACACTTAATGTATGTAAAAAATAATTATCTAAATTTATCTAAGTTTAATTATTCTTAAAATATAATAAATATATGCAATTTTAAAGGATATACCGTGATTAGAGGACTTTACACAGCAGCAACAGGTATGAACTCAATGCAACATCAAATCGATGTAACATCAAATAATATAGCGAATGTTAATACAACAGGTTTTAAACAAGATAGAGCCGAATTTCAGGACTTAATGTACGAAACATTAAATTATACAGCAGGACAAACTACTCAAACTACTATAAACCCAACAGGAATAAATGTGGGTCTTGGAGTTAGAGTTTCAGGAGTTCAAAAAAACTTCACTGAAGGTGATTTAAAACTAACATCAAATGAATTAGATTTAGCCATAAAAGGTAAAGGTTTTTTCCAAATTACTTTACCAAGTGGAGAAACTGCGTATTCTAGAAATGGTGCCTTTAAATTGAATGAAGAAGGTTCTATTGTAAATGGAAGCGGATATGTCCTTAAT from Arcobacter suis CECT 7833 encodes:
- the fliF gene encoding flagellar basal-body MS-ring/collar protein FliF, yielding MDQLLKFINNLNTAQRAVIIGGFSLLFILLVGLLVYSSIKAEDKKLNYTIASNLTKSQVMLASDELEASGIQFAVSGTGNSLTLKTSKDFVNIAKIKLVTSEAATSKHVGWEIFEKSSLGTTNFENKVKYLRALEGELSRSLEALTGVLRANVKIAIPKDTIFTEKKSDTTASAMLSLKPGVFLTQKQIDGIKNFIASAVPDLKHENIQLIDQDGSLLQQSADDINNQKSTTQNKYKESLEEDYSKKVVALLEPFVGVGRVVAKVTVSLDFVKKDVEEEIYNPEGSIRSQQVIENSSKAQGMPTNSGGVAGVDNNIQEPSSGNTNSNIASNNEGTNTVTNYEISKKIITQKDNNYTNIKRITAAVTFDSSILKDITNKDEFIASLESVVQDTIGYDKVRGDKITVRDFKFIGVKPIEQVTQTVDENGNAVIVGEESTDTISMIKSILKDFSEYIQYIIAAILLLIFYRKFIANNEVVIIGDGTKKKVDGYDENLVKDMLSDYENEFDASTAQGRLKSKVKSQILNNIDGLDEESAARYEVFIEELDREINNNPLEIARMIELLLNEGSVTFK
- the flgB gene encoding flagellar basal body rod protein FlgB, with protein sequence MEASNISNALFEQLNFRGEKQKVISSNISNINTPGYKTKDLVFEDELNNKLNNTLKMELTSSKHISSINSNSANVNPKLVEVKGLQEQNDGNNVNLDTQMSEMSKNKILYDAIQSSIKRDSRLFRSVIESSAKN
- a CDS encoding flagellar hook-basal body protein, whose product is MNQGTYPLAASMINQFNRLDQISNNLANINTNGFKQEGTTETTFNYYLQRAQEENIVPTKINTVTNNIPKIDSKFINSEMGPIAMTGNALDFALNDPDTFFKVQNANGDIVYTRDGSFKNLDNFLVDGNGNNVLNADNEPIVVEDNFASQIGVTKIPYTNLEKIGDNTYLPKNPNEMEIFENNDSLLVNGAIEKSNVNSVSSMVELIDAHRRFDQSQKAVKSIDELNASLIEKIGSNTK
- a CDS encoding response regulator — translated: MRILIVDDSSTMRRIIGNVVMQLGFTKDSFDEAEDGVKAWKLLSESRYDVILTDWNMPNMNGLELVKKVRSEGIHQKTPIIMITTEGGKGEVITALKAGVNNYIVKPFNAEVLKEKLDGVLKK
- the flgG gene encoding flagellar basal-body rod protein FlgG, which gives rise to MIRGLYTAATGMNSMQHQIDVTSNNIANVNTTGFKQDRAEFQDLMYETLNYTAGQTTQTTINPTGINVGLGVRVSGVQKNFTEGDLKLTSNELDLAIKGKGFFQITLPSGETAYSRNGAFKLNEEGSIVNGSGYVLNPEIVVPDNVTKLTIGTDGTVTATDPQTGDIVDLGQITLADFINPAGLTPLGDSLFMQSAASGDVLEGNPTEEQFGAVQQGMIESSNVKLVNEMVDLITAQRAYEANSKAITTTDSMLDTVNRLKN